A region of Arabidopsis thaliana chromosome 5, partial sequence DNA encodes the following proteins:
- a CDS encoding WD-40 repeat family protein / zfwd4 protein (ZFWD4) (WD-40 repeat family protein / zfwd4 protein (ZFWD4); FUNCTIONS IN: zinc ion binding, nucleic acid binding; INVOLVED IN: biological_process unknown; CONTAINS InterPro DOMAIN/s: WD40 repeat 2 (InterPro:IPR019782), Zinc finger, CCCH-type (InterPro:IPR000571), WD40 repeat, conserved site (InterPro:IPR019775), WD40 repeat (InterPro:IPR001680), G-protein beta WD-40 repeat, region (InterPro:IPR020472), WD40 repeat-like-containing domain (InterPro:IPR011046), WD40-repeat-containing domain (InterPro:IPR017986), WD40/YVTN repeat-like-containing domain (InterPro:IPR015943), WD40 repeat, subgroup (InterPro:IPR019781); BEST Arabidopsis thaliana protein match is: WD-40 repeat family protein / zfwd3 protein (ZFWD3) (TAIR:AT5G40880.1); Has 1807 Blast hits to 1807 proteins in 277 species: Archae - 0; Bacteria - 0; Metazoa - 736; Fungi - 347; Plants - 385; Viruses - 0; Other Eukaryotes - 339 (source: NCBI BLink).) — protein MDYKAPRRYYSHGVVARQQDFATDIVTRRRPYVPYDRPNKFSRSLVWTSKEYKSPEGNNMPRTNDVSPKPPVLGLARKNAACGPMRSSSLRKWVCKYWKDGKCKRGEQCQFLHSWSCFPGLAMVASLEGHNKELKGIALPEGSDKLFSVSIDGTLRVWDCNSGQCVHSINLDAEAGSLISEGPWVFLGLPNAIKAFNVQTSQDLHLQAAGVVGQVNAMTIANGMLFAGTSSGSILVWKATTDSESDPFKYLTSLEGHSGEVTCFAVGGQMLYSGSVDKTIKMWDLNTLQCIMTLKQHTGTVTSLLCWDKCLISSSLDGTIKVWAYSENGILKVVQTRRQEQSSVHALSGMHDAEAKPIIFCSYQNGTVGIFDLPSFQERGRMFSTHTIATLTIGPQGLLFSGDESGNLRVWTLAAGNKV, from the coding sequence ATGGATTACAAAGCGCCAAGGAGATACTACTCACACGGAGTTGTTGCGAGACAGCAAGATTTCGCAACAGATATAGTTACGAGAAGAAGACCTTATGTCCCTTACGACCGTCCAAATAAGTTTTCAAGGAGTCTGGTTTGGACGTCAAAAGAGTACAAATCACCCGAGGGCAATAATATGCCAAGGACCAATGATGTGTCACCGAAACCACCAGTTTTAGGTTTGGCGAGGAAGAATGCTGCTTGTGGGCCAATGAGATCTTCTAGTCTCAGAAAATGGGTATGTAAGTATTGGAAAGATGGAAAGTGCAAGAGGGGTGAGCAGTGCCAGTTCTTACACTCTTGGTCTTGTTTCCCTGGATTGGCCATGGTAGCTTCTCTTGAAGGGCACAATAAGGAACTAAAGGGGATCGCTCTCCCTGAGGGTTCAGATAAACTCTTTTCAGTCAGTATTGATGGTACATTGCGAGTTTGGGACTGCAATTCTGGTCAGTGTGTACATTCCATCAACCTTGACGCAGAAGCAGGGTCTCTAATCAGTGAAGGCCCTTGGGTTTTCCTTGGCTTGCCAAACGCTATAAAGGCTTTTAACGTTCAAACCAGTCAAGATTTGCATCTTCAAGCAGCAGGGGTGGTTGGTCAGGTGAATGCAATGACTATTGCAAACGGAATGCTTTTTGCTGGAACAAGTTCTGGTAGTATCTTAGTCTGGAAAGCTACTACAGACTCTGAGTCTGATCCATTCAAATACTTGACATCTCTTGAGGGACATAGTGGTGAAGTCACTTGTTTTGCTGTTGGAGGTCAAATGCTATACTCTGGTTCTGTCGataaaacaatcaagatgtggGATCTCAACACCCTGCAATGTATAATGACCCTGAAGCAACATACCGGCACTGTCACTTCACTCTTATGTTGGGATAAATGTTTGATATCGTCTTCCTTGGATGGGACCATAAAAGTTTGGGCTTATTCTGAAAACGGAATCTTGAAAGTTGTTCAAACTCGCAGACAAGAACAGAGTAGTGTTCATGCTCTTTCTGGTATGCATGATGCAGAAGCCAAACCGATAATATTCTGCTCTTACCAAAACGGAACCGTTGGCATTTTCGACCTACCATCTTTTCAAGAAAGAGGAAGGATGTTCTCTACGCACACGATCGCCACACTCACAATTGGTCCTCAAGGATTGTTATTCAGTGGAGACGAGAGTGGTAACTTGCGTGTATGGACCTTAGCTGCTGGCAACAAAGTTTAG
- a CDS encoding stress response NST1-like protein (unknown protein; Has 30201 Blast hits to 17322 proteins in 780 species: Archae - 12; Bacteria - 1396; Metazoa - 17338; Fungi - 3422; Plants - 5037; Viruses - 0; Other Eukaryotes - 2996 (source: NCBI BLink).), with protein MAFCNKLSRFVRRQSENASMIGSLRSFSADATHHRFHQETHNFLEPEYYIGSWEAPSDPKDAERKLAQLRRDYAKKVRVYRKEYIHEIEMLRVEKQRKDEARLLAERAANEERRLLKAEAAKVRAEERKIADEEFRQTLIKERAEKLEMWKMMGQKREEKIKEREKLLREQSSLWIEQKELERKITEALVDNVVL; from the exons ATGGCTTTTTGCAATAAGCTAAGCCGTTTCGTGAGGAGGCAGAGTGAGAATGCTTCCATGATTGGCTCTCTCAGGTCTTTCTCTGCTGATGCCACTCACCATAGATTCCACCAGGAGACTCACAATTTTCTTGAGCCAGAATACTATATTGGTAGCTGGGAAGCTCCGAGTGATCCGAAAGATGCAGAGAGAAAGCTTGCTCAGCTTAGGAGAGATTATGCTAAGAAAGTTCGAGTGTATCGTAAAGAGTACATTCATGAGATTGAGATGCTTCGTGTTGAGAAACAGCGTAAGGATGAGGCTAGATTGTTGGCTGAACGAGCTGCTAATGAAGAGAGGCGACTCTTGAAGGCTGAGGCTGCTAAGGTTAGAGCTGAGGAACGTAAGATTGCTGACGAAGAGTTCAGGCAAACTCTG ATAAAAGAAAGAGCAGAAAAGCTAGAGATGTGGAAGATGATGGGCCAAAAGAGGGAAGAGaagatcaaagagagagagaagctacTGCGTGAACAGAGTTCACTATGGATCGAGCAAAAAGAACTGGAGAGGAAGATTACAGAAGCCTTGGTTGACAACGTTGTTCTCTAA
- a CDS encoding stress response NST1-like protein: MAFCNKLSRFVRRQSENASMIGSLRSFSADATHHRFHQETHNFLEPEYYIGSWEAPSDPKDAERKLAQLRRDYAKKVRVYRKEYIHEIEMLRVEKQRKDEARLLAERAANEERRLLKAEAAKVRAEERKIADEEFRQTLL, from the exons ATGGCTTTTTGCAATAAGCTAAGCCGTTTCGTGAGGAGGCAGAGTGAGAATGCTTCCATGATTGGCTCTCTCAGGTCTTTCTCTGCTGATGCCACTCACCATAGATTCCACCAGGAGACTCACAATTTTCTTGAGCCAGAATACTATATTGGTAGCTGGGAAGCTCCGAGTGATCCGAAAGATGCAGAGAGAAAGCTTGCTCAGCTTAGGAGAGATTATGCTAAGAAAGTTCGAGTGTATCGTAAAGAGTACATTCATGAGATTGAGATGCTTCGTGTTGAGAAACAGCGTAAGGATGAGGCTAGATTGTTGGCTGAACGAGCTGCTAATGAAGAGAGGCGACTCTTGAAGGCTGAGGCTGCTAAGGTTAGAGCTGAGGAACGTAAGATTGCTGACGAAGAGTTCAGGCAAACTCTG CTTTAG